CGACGTTCTTCGTGTGCTTGCGCACGTGCTCCATGTCGTCGGTGCTGGTGCCGCTGTCCTCGGTGGTGATGTAGCGACCGCCGAGCGACTCCACCGCGCGACCGAAGGACTCGAACAGCTTCGCCCGGTCGAAGTTGCCCCGGGGCAGCATGATGACCGCCTTGCCACCTCCGTGCGGCAGCCCCGCGAGCGCCGCCTTGTACGTCATGCCGCGCGCCAGCCGGAGCGCGTCCGCGACGGCTTCCTCCTCGCTGGTGTACGTCGACAGCGCGCGCGTGCCACCCAGCCCGGGGCCGAGTCGCGTGTTGTGCATTCCGACGATGGCGCGAAGCCCCGTGCGGGAATCACTGAGCAGATGGACGGCTTCGTAGCCGCCTTCGAGCAGTTGCGTGAAGTAACTCATGGCGCGCGGCCTCTACCGAGGCCACGCACCCAAGTCAAACCGAGCCGCTCTCCAACATGCGCCGAATTTCATCTCCTGGAATGACATAGCGCGTCGTGCAGAATTGACACGTTGCTTCAGCCTGTCCTTCCTTCTCCAGCACGTCCTGGAGTTCCTCGCGTCCCATGGCGAGCAGCGCGCGCTTCACGCGGTCCTCGCTGCACGAGCAGCCGAAGCGCAGCGGATAGCGGGCCATCACCTCGAAGTCCGCCTCCGGGAGCAGCGCCCGCAGCACGGCGGACGCACCCGCGGGGGCATGGGCCCGCAAGGCGCCTTGCGCGTCACGACGCAGCCGCTCACCGAGCGCCTGGAAGACCTCCAGGTCGGCATTGGGCAGCGGCTGGACGAGCAGGCCCGCGACGATGCCCAGCGACTCCGGCTTCCCGTCCACCTCGGCGGGCAACTGCATGAGCACCACGTGCGAGGGGAGCTGGTCGGACTGATTGAAATAGCGCTCCAGGTCGCCGGCCAGGTCGAAGCGCTCCAGCTCCACCAAGGAGCGGTAG
This genomic interval from Myxococcus guangdongensis contains the following:
- the hslO gene encoding Hsp33 family molecular chaperone HslO, with protein sequence MSDELVSGLLKKSDVRVVLALTTQLSRQARATHHTAPAAAALLSQSLTAAALLGALQKGDSRVNLQLECDGPLRGLFVDGDTSGLVRGYVKNTLVEYTGSDDQYHWRPVLGNKGFLSVLRDLGGGEHYRSLVELERFDLAGDLERYFNQSDQLPSHVVLMQLPAEVDGKPESLGIVAGLLVQPLPNADLEVFQALGERLRRDAQGALRAHAPAGASAVLRALLPEADFEVMARYPLRFGCSCSEDRVKRALLAMGREELQDVLEKEGQAEATCQFCTTRYVIPGDEIRRMLESGSV